Genomic window (bacterium):
GTGCCGCGCGCGGTCAGCCGGACGTGACACTCACCCGTATGTGCGTATGGCGCGATCGTAGGATTGGTGCCGCTCCGCATCAAGTCGCGCAGGCGGTCCTCAACCACAGACTCCCCGAGGCCGGCGATACGCATCACGCGGGAGCGGATCACCTCACGGCCGGCCAACCCACGGACGCGCAGGTACGGGGCGACGGTATCCTCGACCATGCCTTTCATCTCCCGAGGGACCCCGGGGGTGAAAATGAGGGTCTTGTCCTGTTGCTCGATGATCACCCCCGGCGCGCTGCCTCGTGGGTTTGGGATCATGCGGGCCCCCCGGGGGAGCATCGCCTGTTTCTCCTGCTGCTTGCCGAGCGGCCGGTTGCGCTTCCGGAAAAACTCCTGGACATGGGCCCAGGCCTCTTCGTGCCGCTCAAGCGGCAATCCAAGTGCTTCTGCGACCGCCGCCACAGTCAGGTCGTCGTCGGTCGGGCCGAGGCCCCCTGTTGAGAGAATGAGATCGGCCCGGGTCAGGGCGTGGAGGAACACGTCCTGCACCCGACGCACGTTGTCGCCAACGGTCGAGCGGAAATACACCGCGATGCCCAGGTCGGCGAGGACGGTGCACAGGTAGGTCGCGTTGGTATCGACG
Coding sequences:
- a CDS encoding competence/damage-inducible protein A; this encodes MTRAEIISVGTEHLLGQIVDTNATYLCTVLADLGIAVYFRSTVGDNVRRVQDVFLHALTRADLILSTGGLGPTDDDLTVAAVAEALGLPLERHEEAWAHVQEFFRKRNRPLGKQQEKQAMLPRGARMIPNPRGSAPGVIIEQQDKTLIFTPGVPREMKGMVEDTVAPYLRVRGLAGREVIRSRVMRIAGLGESVVEDRLRDLMRSGTNPTIAPYAHTGECHVRLTARGTDAEVEPLLERTEAAIRERLGRAVYAIGEATLEEVVAQALTTSRTSIAVAESCTGGLLGHRLTGPPGASAYLDGGMITYSNAAKHRWLGVPEAILEQYGAVSAETARMMAEAVRTQAGTDLGVATTGIAGPTGATPEKPIGLVYIALAHAKGTDVREVRFGTEPGRAGVKYLATQTALDMIRLHLLR